Proteins from one Leptonema illini DSM 21528 genomic window:
- a CDS encoding flagellin, which yields MIINHNLSAINSHRTLKFQHWDVDKNMEKLSSGMRINRAGDDASGLAVSEKMRAQIQGLRQAERNAEDGMSMIQTTEGYLAEVADILQRVRVLAVQSSNGIYTAMDRQMIQVEVSQLIDEVDRIASQAEFNKMNLLKGDFARGSRVSSMWFHIGPNQHQRERVYIQTMTSQSLSLKRYDGTLLTLSTAEFANDAIGVLDSALNRINKQRADLGAYYNRLEHASNGLMVAYENTQASESRIRDVDMAEESVAFTKNQILVQSGTAMLAQANLRPQSVLQLLR from the coding sequence ATGATCATTAACCATAACCTGTCCGCGATCAACTCCCATCGCACGCTGAAGTTTCAGCACTGGGACGTTGACAAGAACATGGAAAAGCTTTCTTCCGGTATGCGCATCAACCGCGCTGGCGATGACGCATCCGGTCTTGCCGTATCTGAAAAGATGCGGGCTCAAATTCAGGGGCTCCGTCAGGCCGAGCGTAACGCCGAAGACGGTATGAGCATGATTCAAACTACCGAAGGGTATCTGGCAGAAGTGGCCGACATCCTTCAGCGTGTTCGAGTTCTTGCCGTACAGTCGTCTAACGGTATTTACACGGCTATGGACCGTCAGATGATTCAGGTTGAAGTTTCTCAGCTGATCGACGAGGTGGATCGTATCGCCTCTCAGGCCGAGTTCAACAAGATGAATCTTCTGAAGGGTGATTTCGCTCGCGGTTCGCGTGTATCGTCGATGTGGTTCCACATCGGACCGAACCAGCATCAGCGAGAGAGGGTTTACATCCAGACGATGACCTCTCAGTCCCTTTCACTGAAAAGATACGACGGAACGCTTCTCACGCTTTCGACGGCGGAGTTCGCGAATGATGCCATCGGAGTCCTGGATTCTGCGTTGAACAGGATTAACAAGCAGCGTGCCGACCTGGGCGCCTACTATAACCGTCTCGAACATGCTTCGAACGGCCTTATGGTCGCCTACGAAAACACGCAGGCATCCGAATCTCGTATTCGGGACGTCGATATGGCGGAGGAATCCGTTGCCTTCACGAAGAACCAGATCCTGGTTCAGTCGGGAACGGCGATGCTTGCTCAGGCCAATCTGCGACCGCAATCCGTTCTGCAGCTTCTCAGATAA
- the fliN gene encoding flagellar motor switch protein FliN: MAEETNLSLEDFDQLLGTDSEKASASELDALTQDLLGGGPTPAASDAGLDQDQLNTIADFLGSSSPSSEPVEAMNFGASRNEEMSGDQGKKNFPLLLDVNVRFIVELGRTQMYIKDVMLLSEGSIVELDKNVGDDVDLLVNDRLFGRGRLVVVDEFYAVQITQIVNPMTAYRNL; encoded by the coding sequence ATGGCAGAGGAAACCAATCTCAGTCTGGAGGATTTTGATCAGCTTCTCGGAACCGATAGCGAGAAGGCAAGCGCCTCGGAGCTTGACGCCCTGACGCAGGATCTGCTCGGCGGCGGACCGACTCCAGCGGCATCGGATGCCGGCCTTGATCAGGATCAGCTGAATACGATCGCCGACTTCCTCGGCTCTTCTTCTCCCTCCTCCGAGCCGGTTGAAGCGATGAACTTCGGCGCATCTCGTAACGAAGAGATGAGCGGCGATCAGGGCAAGAAGAACTTTCCTCTGCTGCTTGATGTGAACGTCCGGTTTATCGTCGAGCTCGGCCGCACGCAGATGTATATCAAAGATGTGATGCTTCTTTCTGAGGGATCGATCGTCGAGCTTGATAAAAACGTGGGCGACGACGTCGATCTTCTTGTCAACGATCGCCTTTTCGGGCGCGGAAGACTCGTCGTCGTCGACGAGTTTTACGCCGTTCAGATTACGCAGATCGTCAATCCGATGACTGCGTATCGCAATCTGTGA
- a CDS encoding ABC1 kinase family protein, with amino-acid sequence MIDFLFKNSVRMAETALVLGQAGLGWLLGHRPPAPRLLRETFERLGTTYIKLGQFIASAPSIFPAEYVEEFQYCLDRTPPVAFSDIKRILKEQYGRDPSELFRRIEEKPLASASIAQVHEAELHDGRVIVLKVQKPGVRDIILTDLNFLFIASRLLEWFVPGMERTSISAIIEDLQKTMMEECDFLHEARNLKEFREFLDRTGIDFATAPAVYEELSGPRVLAMERLYGVSLTDLDSIRKYSKDPEQTLIQALNVWFLSLMACDFFHADVHAGNLLVLEDGRIGFIDFGIVGRISKEIWSGMDLLMQGMNAQDYRQMAEAMTRIGAADRDVDIDVFANDLKTIFESMQRMETAAFRSGQVDEMEINHLVLSLSEAGRKNGIKFPREFALLIKQFLYFDRYIKILAPKMNMFQDARIQRTGLIG; translated from the coding sequence ATGATCGACTTCCTCTTCAAGAATAGCGTGCGCATGGCAGAGACGGCGCTGGTGCTCGGCCAGGCCGGCCTCGGCTGGCTGCTCGGACATCGTCCGCCGGCCCCCCGGCTGCTTCGCGAAACCTTTGAACGACTCGGCACCACATACATCAAACTCGGTCAGTTCATTGCAAGCGCTCCGTCTATCTTTCCTGCCGAGTACGTTGAAGAGTTCCAGTACTGTCTCGATCGCACGCCGCCCGTCGCCTTTTCTGATATCAAACGCATCCTGAAAGAGCAGTACGGGCGCGACCCGTCCGAGTTATTCCGGCGCATCGAAGAGAAACCGCTTGCCTCGGCCTCTATCGCTCAGGTACACGAGGCCGAGCTGCATGACGGTCGCGTCATCGTGCTGAAGGTGCAGAAGCCCGGCGTGCGCGATATCATCCTTACCGATCTGAATTTTCTTTTTATCGCCTCGCGACTTCTCGAATGGTTTGTGCCCGGCATGGAGCGTACGTCGATCTCGGCCATCATTGAAGATCTGCAGAAAACGATGATGGAAGAGTGCGATTTTCTGCATGAGGCCCGTAACCTCAAAGAGTTCCGGGAATTCCTCGATCGTACGGGCATCGATTTCGCCACGGCTCCGGCCGTCTATGAAGAGTTAAGCGGTCCTCGCGTGCTCGCCATGGAGCGCCTCTATGGAGTATCGCTTACCGATCTCGACTCCATTCGCAAGTATTCGAAAGATCCCGAGCAGACGCTTATCCAGGCGTTAAACGTCTGGTTCCTGAGTCTCATGGCCTGCGACTTCTTTCACGCCGACGTGCATGCAGGCAACCTGCTGGTGCTCGAAGACGGACGCATCGGCTTCATCGACTTCGGCATCGTCGGCCGCATCAGCAAAGAGATCTGGTCGGGCATGGATCTGCTGATGCAGGGCATGAACGCCCAGGATTACCGCCAGATGGCCGAGGCCATGACAAGAATCGGCGCCGCCGATCGCGACGTAGACATCGACGTTTTTGCAAACGATCTGAAAACGATCTTTGAAAGTATGCAACGCATGGAAACCGCCGCCTTCCGGTCGGGCCAGGTCGACGAGATGGAGATCAATCATCTGGTGCTGTCGTTATCCGAAGCGGGTCGCAAGAACGGCATCAAGTTCCCGCGCGAATTCGCTCTGCTCATCAAGCAATTCCTGTACTTCGATCGGTATATTAAGATACTCGCTCCGAAAATGAATATGTTTCAGGATGCGCGCATACAGCGGACGGGACTGATTGGGTAA
- the rdgB gene encoding RdgB/HAM1 family non-canonical purine NTP pyrophosphatase: protein MKLPELRRSGILIATGNAHKIRELEEMLSEFAIPVRTPASIGLSLDVEETGNTFAENAALKARAFCEAAGIPVLADDSGLVVDALNGEPGVKSARYGGEGLDDTGRLRLLLEKMHGVASHLRQARFVCTLAFLTPDDEIRYYEGVAEGRILLEPEGIGGFGYDPVFEDLITGRSYASLSAEEKNERSHRGRALKSFLADLQRL from the coding sequence ATGAAACTCCCTGAGCTCAGACGAAGCGGCATCCTCATCGCCACCGGCAACGCCCATAAGATACGCGAGCTCGAAGAGATGCTTTCTGAATTTGCCATCCCCGTTCGCACGCCGGCCTCTATCGGCCTCAGCCTTGATGTGGAGGAAACGGGAAACACCTTCGCCGAAAACGCCGCCCTGAAGGCGCGTGCTTTCTGCGAGGCAGCGGGCATTCCCGTTCTTGCCGACGATTCCGGCCTCGTCGTCGATGCGTTGAACGGCGAACCGGGCGTGAAAAGCGCTCGCTATGGCGGCGAAGGCCTGGACGACACCGGACGTCTGAGGCTGCTGCTTGAAAAAATGCACGGAGTCGCCTCGCATCTCAGGCAGGCACGCTTCGTCTGCACGCTTGCTTTCCTGACTCCGGACGACGAGATACGTTATTACGAAGGCGTTGCCGAAGGCCGCATCCTTCTCGAGCCCGAAGGCATCGGCGGCTTTGGCTATGACCCGGTTTTCGAAGATCTGATCACCGGTCGTAGCTACGCCTCTCTTTCGGCAGAGGAGAAAAACGAGCGATCGCATCGCGGGCGAGCGTTGAAGTCGTTTCTGGCGGATTTGCAGAGACTGTAG
- a CDS encoding STAS domain-containing protein — MDSISRNRKGDVDILTVKGNIQHTDSPVFEKELERTLEQGSRLIVLDLTAVQHICSSALGALISVKRRIRRHEGDVRIVTTAGDVLRVLQITLLDRVFLVFDNLDAAVHSYQVRGQGHETP, encoded by the coding sequence ATGGACTCCATCTCAAGAAACCGAAAGGGAGACGTCGACATTCTCACAGTGAAGGGCAACATCCAGCATACGGATAGCCCCGTATTTGAGAAGGAGCTTGAGCGTACTCTGGAGCAGGGCAGTCGTCTCATCGTTCTCGATCTGACGGCCGTTCAGCATATATGCTCTTCGGCGCTTGGTGCCCTTATCTCTGTAAAGCGACGCATTCGCCGTCACGAAGGAGACGTAAGAATCGTTACGACGGCTGGCGACGTCCTTCGCGTGTTGCAGATCACTCTGCTTGACCGCGTCTTTCTCGTATTTGATAACCTTGACGCAGCCGTGCATTCTTATCAGGTAAGAGGGCAGGGACATGAAACTCCCTGA
- a CDS encoding ComF family protein encodes MSLLHLYSPSLCSICEIEIENTGLCPSCRLRLQRLDGQGRCATCFSRLDDGCSFCSSRNVFFDTYRALYALDETTAPLIRKLKFENERWLIRLFTDAICDVMSSMQVRRIGWISSGKLAHRIRPYQPVADLAQYASKRAGVACGADIMKIKRAKQSAARYENRFFDLPRSLRLTASFEKVDHYLLLEDIFTTGATANESARLLKRAGVKEVHVISLFQRQRDGLVWTPSQETERETSTFSQ; translated from the coding sequence ATGAGTCTGCTTCATCTTTACAGCCCTTCGCTCTGCTCTATCTGCGAAATCGAAATAGAGAACACCGGCCTCTGCCCATCCTGCCGTCTTCGCCTGCAAAGGCTTGATGGGCAAGGACGATGTGCAACCTGTTTTTCGCGGCTGGACGACGGATGCTCGTTCTGCTCGAGCCGTAACGTCTTCTTTGATACGTACAGGGCCCTGTACGCTCTTGATGAAACGACGGCGCCGCTGATACGTAAACTGAAATTCGAGAACGAGCGCTGGCTGATCCGCCTTTTTACCGACGCCATCTGTGACGTTATGTCGTCGATGCAAGTGCGGCGCATCGGATGGATCTCGTCGGGCAAGCTTGCACACCGGATTCGCCCCTATCAACCCGTCGCCGATCTGGCTCAATACGCATCGAAAAGAGCGGGCGTCGCATGCGGCGCCGATATCATGAAGATCAAGCGCGCAAAGCAATCTGCTGCGCGATATGAGAATCGTTTTTTTGACCTTCCGCGTTCGTTACGCTTGACAGCATCCTTTGAGAAAGTAGACCATTATCTGCTGCTCGAAGACATTTTCACCACCGGCGCAACGGCGAACGAATCGGCTCGCCTGTTGAAAAGGGCCGGAGTGAAAGAGGTGCATGTCATCTCGCTCTTCCAGAGACAGAGGGACGGGCTGGTATGGACTCCATCTCAAGAAACCGAAAGGGAGACGTCGACATTCTCACAGTGA
- a CDS encoding SHOCT domain-containing protein yields MDFRVSLRSLIVLIVLFFLASCSSAFYKKQAIYKSERVYVYTLAEADYPDDDEIRPLLKPVKPLPAGSTEGLLSLFTYLRVEKKGLIGASTYPVFYKAQLAEIAPVLKDVIEAGQPHVRYLLVTRFDPFNTVLSKMRRNTMLFWTDGENVHLVFGEIHTELLGDDFINDDKWIDVQPVNLRKAPEDTRLLDSTLYSFEKVGDFTHLTHIVIPEKEMLALKPDPRFMRSDTAEKPSPEKSPDGKPGEMKGDVAERLKKLEQLKASGVITEKEYEEQRKRILSEL; encoded by the coding sequence ATGGATTTTCGCGTTTCTCTCCGCAGCCTTATCGTCCTCATCGTATTGTTTTTTCTTGCTTCGTGCTCATCGGCCTTTTACAAAAAGCAGGCAATCTACAAATCTGAGCGGGTCTACGTTTACACACTTGCCGAGGCCGACTATCCCGATGACGACGAGATTCGTCCGCTGTTGAAGCCGGTGAAGCCGCTGCCGGCCGGTTCGACAGAAGGACTGCTCAGCCTGTTTACGTATTTGCGAGTCGAGAAAAAAGGGCTGATCGGCGCCAGCACGTATCCGGTTTTCTACAAGGCGCAGCTGGCCGAGATCGCTCCGGTATTGAAAGATGTGATCGAGGCCGGGCAGCCGCATGTGCGCTATCTGCTTGTAACAAGGTTCGATCCGTTTAATACGGTGCTTTCGAAGATGCGTCGTAATACGATGCTTTTCTGGACCGATGGCGAGAACGTACATCTTGTATTCGGCGAAATTCACACCGAGCTACTGGGCGACGACTTCATCAACGATGATAAGTGGATCGATGTGCAGCCGGTCAATCTGCGGAAGGCTCCGGAAGATACGCGTCTTCTCGATAGTACGCTCTATTCGTTTGAGAAAGTGGGCGATTTCACGCACCTGACGCATATCGTCATTCCCGAAAAAGAGATGCTGGCATTGAAACCCGATCCGCGGTTTATGCGATCCGACACGGCCGAGAAGCCTTCGCCTGAAAAGAGTCCAGACGGGAAGCCGGGTGAAATGAAGGGCGATGTCGCCGAGCGCTTGAAGAAACTCGAGCAGCTGAAGGCGTCAGGCGTCATTACAGAGAAGGAATACGAAGAGCAGCGCAAGCGCATCCTGTCAGAGCTTTAA
- a CDS encoding STAS domain-containing protein, which yields MIEVLIRNSRDILIRPLEDIRMENAHDFYDELLALEDVSGTNVYLDFSRVQFVDSSGIGILIKSSELLRNGLGSLNLVGLNRSLHSVFKLAGLFQIFRVIEVADLKKVFSEEELRPFF from the coding sequence ATGATAGAAGTTTTGATCAGGAACTCTCGTGATATCCTCATCCGTCCTCTTGAAGACATCCGCATGGAGAATGCGCATGATTTTTACGACGAGTTGCTGGCTCTCGAAGATGTTTCTGGCACAAATGTCTATCTCGATTTCTCGCGAGTTCAGTTTGTCGACAGCTCCGGCATCGGAATCCTCATCAAATCTTCGGAGCTGCTTCGTAACGGGCTGGGCAGTCTGAACCTTGTCGGCCTCAATCGGTCGCTTCATTCCGTATTCAAGCTTGCCGGTCTCTTTCAGATTTTCCGCGTGATTGAGGTCGCCGATCTCAAGAAAGTCTTCTCAGAAGAGGAGCTTCGACCTTTTTTTTGA
- a CDS encoding pentapeptide repeat-containing protein has translation MDYERFKEINDTRLNYREMDDATVVSSYRNTGCGDGYRLYLKIDSDRVVDASYTTTGCGFGLAALAMATEWARGRSVEEVERITAADVEGMFEFPERRKNYPESAVEAMQKAIADFRNGTGISADDRVSRTVALQKLKEQGHLRGEKLTQVILEGEDLRGVDFEGANLQNAFLQNANLEGANLRGARLRGAFLNSCNLKNADLREADLRWAKLAGAQVDGAQFDGALYDVGTRLDQRQVHLYRVMKQEGKTLYTEQAGRV, from the coding sequence ATGGACTACGAACGCTTTAAAGAAATCAATGATACCCGTCTGAACTATCGTGAGATGGACGATGCCACCGTCGTCTCATCATATCGCAATACAGGCTGCGGCGACGGATACAGGCTTTATCTGAAAATCGATTCCGATCGCGTCGTCGACGCCAGCTATACGACGACGGGCTGTGGCTTCGGCCTGGCCGCCCTTGCCATGGCCACCGAATGGGCCAGAGGAAGGTCGGTCGAAGAGGTCGAGCGCATCACCGCCGCCGACGTTGAGGGTATGTTTGAATTCCCCGAGCGGCGCAAGAATTATCCCGAATCGGCCGTCGAGGCCATGCAAAAGGCCATCGCCGATTTTCGTAACGGAACGGGCATCAGCGCCGACGATCGTGTGTCGCGTACCGTCGCTCTACAGAAGCTGAAAGAGCAGGGTCATCTGCGCGGTGAGAAGCTGACGCAGGTCATCCTCGAAGGAGAGGATCTGCGAGGCGTCGATTTTGAGGGCGCCAATCTACAGAATGCCTTCTTGCAGAATGCGAATCTTGAAGGCGCAAATCTGCGCGGCGCCCGGTTACGCGGCGCCTTCCTTAATAGCTGTAATCTCAAGAATGCCGACCTGCGCGAGGCCGATCTGCGCTGGGCAAAGCTGGCTGGGGCGCAGGTGGACGGCGCTCAGTTTGACGGAGCCCTTTATGATGTCGGCACACGTCTCGACCAGAGGCAGGTGCATCTGTACAGGGTCATGAAGCAGGAAGGAAAGACACTCTACACCGAGCAGGCGGGCAGGGTCTGA
- the guaB gene encoding IMP dehydrogenase, with the protein MFAGQTGLTYKDFIVLPGFIDFHPSEVDLDTQLTRDLRIKKPLISSPMDTVTEDRMAIAMALTGGIGIIHYNNTIEQQRDLILKVKRFKNGFITDPIVLSPRNTIEDVYTIKARFGFSGIPITEDGTRNGKLIGIVTNRDVDLEKDRTLTLDRVMTKDLVTVREGIPLAEANEILKSSKKGKLPIVNEKGQLVSLICRTDIKKHREYPDASKDSQKRLMVGAAISTKLEARDRLEALIEAGVDVVVVDSAQGNSHYQIELLQYMKKHYPEVQIIAGNVVTMDQCYNLIKAGADALRIGMGPGSICITQDTMAVGRAQATAVYQTAKFARRYNVPVIADGGISNIGDIAVALAIGASTTMMGSMFAGTSEAPGEYFYENGVRLKRYRGMASLEAMEAGGAKRYFSEDLDIKVAQGVTGAVVDKGSMFQYVPYLVQGLKQSFQDMGVKSIPELHEQMAQGKVRFERRSLSAQAQGTVHGLYSYTSPVVGASRREK; encoded by the coding sequence ATGTTCGCCGGCCAGACCGGTCTGACCTACAAAGATTTCATCGTATTGCCCGGCTTTATCGATTTCCATCCATCTGAAGTGGATCTGGACACGCAGCTTACTCGTGACCTCCGCATTAAAAAGCCTCTGATCTCTTCGCCCATGGATACGGTCACCGAAGACCGTATGGCCATCGCCATGGCGCTGACGGGCGGCATCGGTATTATCCACTACAATAACACGATTGAACAGCAGCGTGATCTTATCTTGAAAGTGAAGCGCTTTAAAAACGGCTTTATCACCGATCCGATCGTGCTCTCGCCCCGAAATACTATCGAAGACGTTTATACGATCAAGGCACGCTTCGGATTCTCGGGCATTCCGATTACCGAAGACGGAACGCGCAACGGCAAACTGATCGGTATCGTCACGAACCGCGACGTCGACCTCGAGAAAGACCGCACTCTCACGCTCGATCGGGTGATGACAAAGGACCTTGTTACGGTGCGCGAAGGCATCCCGCTTGCCGAAGCGAACGAGATATTGAAAAGCTCTAAAAAAGGAAAGCTGCCCATCGTGAACGAGAAGGGCCAGCTTGTTTCGCTTATCTGTCGTACCGATATCAAGAAGCATCGTGAATATCCCGACGCGTCGAAGGATTCGCAGAAGCGGCTCATGGTCGGCGCCGCGATCTCGACGAAGCTTGAGGCCCGTGATCGACTGGAAGCGTTAATCGAAGCCGGTGTGGACGTCGTTGTCGTGGATTCGGCTCAGGGTAATTCTCATTATCAGATCGAGCTGCTTCAGTACATGAAGAAGCATTATCCCGAAGTGCAGATCATCGCCGGCAACGTCGTGACGATGGATCAGTGTTACAATCTCATCAAAGCCGGCGCCGATGCGCTGCGTATCGGTATGGGACCCGGTTCGATCTGTATCACGCAGGATACGATGGCTGTGGGCCGTGCGCAGGCGACGGCCGTATATCAGACGGCGAAATTCGCACGTCGCTACAACGTTCCGGTCATTGCCGACGGCGGCATTTCGAACATCGGCGATATCGCCGTCGCCCTTGCTATCGGAGCATCGACGACGATGATGGGCTCTATGTTTGCCGGAACGTCTGAAGCGCCCGGCGAGTATTTCTACGAGAACGGCGTCCGACTGAAGCGGTATCGCGGTATGGCCTCGCTTGAGGCGATGGAAGCAGGCGGCGCAAAGCGTTATTTCTCTGAGGATCTTGATATCAAGGTAGCGCAGGGAGTAACGGGCGCCGTCGTCGATAAAGGCTCCATGTTCCAGTATGTTCCTTATCTCGTACAGGGCCTGAAGCAATCCTTTCAGGATATGGGCGTGAAAAGCATCCCCGAGCTGCATGAGCAGATGGCGCAGGGCAAGGTGCGCTTTGAAAGGCGATCGCTATCGGCACAGGCACAGGGAACGGTGCACGGATTGTATTCGTATACGTCTCCGGTCGTCGGTGCCTCTCGACGAGAAAAGTGA